The following are from one region of the Cetobacterium somerae genome:
- a CDS encoding xanthine dehydrogenase family protein molybdopterin-binding subunit: MKIVNTSVKKVDGIGVVTGNPAYTEDLILNNNVLTIKLLRSPHPFAKIKAIDVSIALKVPGVEAIFTHNDTPKTRFTLAGQSFPEPSPYDRRILDEYVRYVGDPVAIIAAEDERAADKAMKLIKVQYEVLEPILDFEKSIDSHIIIHPEEVHTNFEIGYERERNIASKAYAEKPGVDEGFQNSDIILERTYYTQPQMHAMMETYRSYSYFDVNGRLTTVSSTQIPFHVRRHLARALEMPSSKIRVIKPRIGGGFGGKQTAVCEIYSAFVTLKTGKPSKIVYNRKETHTCTTTRHGMKLDVKIGADTNGNIKAIDINVLSNAGAYGEHAPTVTSLVSYKTFPLYDTVPMRFNANIVYSNTMNAGAFRGYGATQGTFAVESIINELAHHLKLDPTEVRMKNLVEPGEGKYITSGDIKKCIEIGKEKFNWAEKSIPREVAPNKIRAAGMAVTMQGSGIGGIDTAAATIKLGDRGDFNLMVGVTDMGQGCDTVLTQMAAEVLEVPMDRISIHSADTDLSPYDPGAYASSGTYVTGNAVIIAANNMKEEILKGASKMFNVEIGDIDYLGTELKIADKIISLEEFAQRSISFEGMNQITTTGTWGGETSPPPFIAGFAEVEVDTLTGEVEVTDYLSVVDCGTPINPNLVQVQVEGGAAQGIGLALFEDIKYDKKGRVMTDSLMQYKIPSRLDCKNIRVEFSNSYEKTGPFGAKSVGEVVVNTPAPAIVDAVYNATKVRVRNLPVTSEKVLMGILDI; the protein is encoded by the coding sequence ATGAAAATTGTTAATACATCAGTTAAGAAAGTTGATGGTATAGGAGTTGTTACAGGAAATCCTGCTTATACTGAAGATTTAATTTTAAATAATAATGTTTTAACTATAAAATTATTAAGATCACCTCATCCTTTTGCTAAAATTAAAGCTATTGATGTATCAATAGCTTTAAAGGTTCCTGGTGTTGAAGCTATCTTTACACATAATGATACTCCTAAAACTAGATTTACCTTAGCTGGACAAAGTTTCCCTGAACCATCTCCATATGATAGAAGAATTCTTGATGAATATGTTAGATATGTCGGAGATCCTGTAGCTATTATAGCTGCTGAAGATGAAAGAGCTGCTGATAAAGCTATGAAACTAATTAAAGTTCAATATGAAGTTTTAGAACCGATTTTAGACTTTGAAAAATCTATTGATTCTCATATTATTATTCACCCAGAAGAAGTTCATACTAATTTTGAAATTGGTTATGAAAGAGAGAGAAATATAGCCTCTAAAGCTTATGCTGAAAAACCTGGTGTTGATGAAGGATTTCAAAATAGTGATATTATTCTTGAAAGAACATACTATACTCAACCGCAAATGCATGCTATGATGGAGACTTATAGGTCTTATAGTTACTTTGATGTTAATGGTAGATTGACAACAGTAAGTTCAACACAAATTCCATTTCATGTTAGAAGACACTTAGCTAGAGCTTTAGAGATGCCTAGTAGTAAAATAAGAGTTATTAAACCTAGAATAGGTGGTGGTTTTGGTGGTAAGCAAACAGCTGTTTGTGAAATTTATTCAGCTTTTGTTACTTTAAAAACAGGAAAACCATCTAAAATAGTATACAACAGAAAAGAAACACATACTTGTACAACTACAAGACACGGGATGAAACTTGATGTAAAAATTGGAGCAGATACAAATGGAAACATCAAAGCTATTGATATAAATGTCTTATCAAATGCTGGCGCTTACGGTGAGCACGCTCCTACAGTTACTTCTCTTGTTTCATATAAAACTTTTCCTCTTTACGATACTGTGCCTATGAGATTTAATGCTAATATTGTTTATTCTAACACCATGAATGCTGGTGCTTTTAGAGGATATGGAGCTACTCAAGGAACTTTTGCTGTAGAATCTATTATTAATGAATTAGCTCATCATCTGAAGCTTGATCCTACTGAAGTTAGGATGAAAAATCTTGTTGAACCAGGTGAAGGAAAATATATTACAAGTGGTGATATTAAAAAATGCATTGAAATTGGTAAAGAAAAATTTAATTGGGCAGAAAAATCAATCCCTAGGGAAGTAGCTCCTAATAAAATTAGAGCTGCTGGAATGGCTGTTACAATGCAAGGATCTGGAATTGGTGGTATTGATACTGCTGCTGCAACAATAAAGCTTGGAGATAGAGGTGATTTTAATCTTATGGTTGGAGTTACTGATATGGGACAAGGATGTGATACTGTTCTTACTCAAATGGCTGCTGAAGTTTTAGAAGTTCCTATGGATAGAATCTCTATTCATTCAGCTGATACTGATTTATCTCCATATGATCCTGGAGCATATGCATCTAGTGGTACTTATGTTACTGGAAATGCTGTTATTATTGCTGCAAATAATATGAAAGAGGAAATTTTAAAAGGTGCATCTAAAATGTTCAATGTTGAAATTGGTGATATTGATTATCTTGGAACTGAGCTAAAAATAGCTGATAAAATTATCTCTTTAGAAGAGTTTGCACAACGTTCTATCTCTTTTGAGGGAATGAATCAAATTACTACAACTGGAACTTGGGGAGGAGAAACTTCTCCACCACCATTTATTGCAGGATTTGCTGAGGTCGAAGTAGATACTTTAACAGGAGAAGTTGAAGTTACTGACTACCTTTCTGTTGTAGATTGTGGAACTCCTATCAATCCAAACTTAGTTCAAGTTCAAGTTGAAGGTGGAGCTGCTCAAGGAATAGGACTTGCTCTTTTTGAAGATATTAAGTATGATAAAAAGGGAAGAGTTATGACCGACTCTTTAATGCAATATAAAATTCCTTCTAGACTTGATTGTAAAAATATAAGAGTTGAATTTTCAAACTCTTATGAAAAAACAGGGCCTTTTGGAGCTAAATCTGTTGGTGAAGTTGTTGTAAATACTCCTGCTCCTGCTATTGTAGATGCTGTATATAACGCAACTAAAGTTAGAGTTAGAAATTTACCTGTAACATCTGAAAAAGTTTTAATGGGAATTTTAGATATCTAA
- the yqeC gene encoding selenium cofactor biosynthesis protein YqeC, whose product MSELFNITKGDIISITGAGGKTSLMFYLANQLKKRGTVLIATTTKIFKPETTENNSFIFIYPEEIDFISPQDNFIHIFCPKIENDKIDSASFEELNKFKNRFDFILIEADGSANKALKGWKNNEPVIYPASTKTIAIIDITALHKEKNENTIHRFDLFQKQYFNSNKTIEKNDYIGYINSNTFFKGTSNEKILFFNKIESIDLFEEFFNIVNKVNITSKIYFGSIFKNEFFSFKNITPIVLAAGFSKRFLGDKLNFKLINGKTILEQTLLNISQINFKEKILIGKNSFHDELSHNYGYTYIINPNPELGQSYSVILGTLNSSLSGYLFIPGDMPFLTKSTLLKLIYEFQKYNQIIVPFIDGNKKAPVLFPKRYRNELIKLKGDSGGREILKKENFIKCNFKNSLEFFDIDTQNDLKKLEMLEEQI is encoded by the coding sequence ATGTCAGAACTTTTTAATATCACTAAAGGAGATATTATATCTATTACTGGAGCCGGTGGTAAAACTTCCTTAATGTTTTATCTGGCAAATCAATTAAAAAAAAGAGGAACTGTCTTAATAGCTACAACCACTAAAATATTTAAACCAGAGACCACAGAAAATAATAGTTTTATTTTCATATATCCTGAGGAGATAGATTTTATATCTCCTCAGGATAATTTTATACACATTTTTTGTCCAAAGATTGAAAATGATAAAATCGATAGTGCTTCTTTTGAAGAGTTAAACAAATTTAAAAATCGTTTTGATTTTATTTTAATAGAGGCTGATGGAAGTGCTAATAAAGCTTTAAAAGGGTGGAAGAATAATGAGCCTGTAATTTATCCTGCTTCTACTAAAACTATCGCTATTATTGATATAACAGCTTTACATAAAGAGAAAAATGAAAATACTATTCATAGATTTGACCTTTTTCAAAAGCAATATTTTAATTCTAATAAAACTATTGAAAAAAATGATTATATAGGTTATATTAATTCAAATACCTTTTTTAAAGGAACTTCAAATGAAAAAATACTATTTTTTAATAAAATTGAATCTATTGATTTATTTGAAGAGTTTTTTAATATTGTAAATAAAGTTAATATTACCTCTAAAATCTATTTTGGATCTATTTTTAAAAATGAATTCTTTTCTTTTAAAAATATTACACCAATTGTTTTAGCAGCAGGTTTTTCAAAAAGATTTTTAGGCGATAAATTGAATTTTAAATTAATTAATGGAAAAACCATATTAGAGCAAACTCTTTTAAATATCTCTCAAATAAATTTTAAAGAGAAAATACTTATTGGAAAAAACTCTTTTCATGATGAGCTAAGTCATAATTATGGCTACACCTATATAATCAATCCTAATCCTGAGCTTGGTCAAAGTTACTCTGTTATATTAGGAACTTTAAACTCATCTTTATCTGGTTATCTATTTATTCCAGGAGATATGCCCTTCCTAACAAAGAGTACTCTATTAAAATTGATATATGAATTTCAAAAATATAATCAAATTATAGTTCCATTTATCGATGGAAATAAAAAGGCTCCTGTACTTTTTCCAAAGCGTTATCGTAATGAACTTATCAAGCTCAAAGGTGATAGTGGAGGACGTGAAATTTTAAAAAAAGAAAACTTTATAAAATGTAATTTTAAAAACTCTTTGGAGTTTTTTGATATAGATACACAAAATGATTTAAAAAAATTAGAAATGTTGGAGGAACAAATATGA
- a CDS encoding FAD binding domain-containing protein — translation MFSFSKFFLASSLEEAYSELLKNKKNIILGGTSYLRMGNTSWNTAIDLSNLNLNYILEKEDFISIGAMTNFRSLETNSLLKDYFGEIFNTALKDIIGVQFRTNVTVGATVFSKYGFSDLIPVLLALGSKVKLFNGGILTLESFLNESDIRRDILVEILIPKKVYKTSFQCVRKSKTDYSIINLAICKSDNSVTISVGSRPGKAILARKTMDIFNHSENIENEIINAMKYIGNEIPLDSNMRGSKSYRELLLAALLRKGIQEVLN, via the coding sequence TTGTTTTCTTTTTCAAAATTTTTTCTAGCCTCTTCTCTTGAAGAAGCTTATTCAGAACTTTTAAAAAATAAAAAAAATATTATTCTAGGTGGAACTTCTTATTTAAGAATGGGAAATACCTCTTGGAATACAGCTATTGATTTATCAAATTTAAATCTAAATTACATTTTAGAAAAAGAGGATTTTATTTCAATTGGAGCTATGACTAATTTTAGATCTCTTGAAACAAACTCTCTTTTAAAAGATTATTTTGGAGAAATTTTTAATACTGCTTTAAAGGATATTATTGGTGTACAATTTAGAACAAATGTAACTGTTGGAGCAACAGTTTTTAGTAAGTATGGTTTCTCTGATTTAATTCCAGTTTTACTTGCTTTAGGTAGTAAAGTTAAACTTTTCAATGGTGGTATCTTAACATTAGAGTCATTTTTAAATGAATCAGATATTAGAAGAGATATACTAGTAGAAATTTTAATACCTAAAAAAGTTTATAAAACATCTTTTCAATGTGTAAGAAAAAGTAAAACTGATTATTCTATTATAAATTTAGCTATTTGTAAATCTGATAATAGTGTAACTATTTCTGTTGGATCAAGACCTGGAAAAGCTATATTAGCTAGAAAAACTATGGACATTTTTAACCATAGTGAAAATATTGAAAATGAAATTATCAATGCTATGAAATATATTGGAAATGAAATTCCTTTAGATTCAAATATGAGAGGTTCAAAGTCTTATAGAGAACTTCTTCTAGCAGCATTACTTAGAAAAGGAATTCAGGAGGTTTTAAATTAA
- a CDS encoding aldo/keto reductase → MNYIQLSEKLKMSKIALGFWRLNDWGMSKEELSEYLEKAIDLGVTTFDHADIYGRYTCEKIFGEVLGLKPELRAKMQLVSKVGIKLVSENMPENTYHCYDTSYEHIVKSVEKSLKNLNTDYLDLVLIHRPDMYMDADETARALTDLRKAGKVLEWGVSNFLPSDFNLLQSRLDFKLVTNQIELSPLKTQHFYDGTINLMQEKRVPIMVWSPLAGGEIFISGDENAVELRKVLERLSKKYNCKSDTIIYAWHLSHPANLIPICGSGKIERLESAVKACNIKLTREEWFEILVNGMGNDIP, encoded by the coding sequence ATGAACTATATACAGTTAAGTGAAAAATTAAAGATGTCAAAAATAGCATTAGGATTTTGGCGTTTAAATGATTGGGGAATGTCCAAAGAAGAGTTATCAGAATATTTAGAAAAAGCAATTGATTTAGGTGTTACAACATTTGATCATGCAGATATTTATGGCCGTTATACTTGTGAAAAAATTTTTGGAGAGGTTTTAGGTTTAAAACCAGAGTTAAGAGCAAAAATGCAATTAGTAAGCAAAGTTGGAATAAAATTAGTATCAGAGAATATGCCTGAAAATACATATCATTGTTATGATACAAGCTATGAACATATAGTTAAAAGTGTAGAAAAATCTTTAAAAAATTTAAATACAGATTATTTAGATTTAGTATTGATTCATAGACCTGATATGTATATGGATGCTGATGAAACAGCCAGAGCTTTAACTGATTTAAGAAAGGCTGGGAAAGTTTTAGAATGGGGAGTTTCTAATTTTTTACCATCGGATTTTAATCTTTTACAAAGTAGATTGGATTTCAAACTTGTTACTAATCAAATAGAGCTATCACCATTAAAAACACAACATTTTTATGATGGAACAATAAACTTAATGCAGGAAAAAAGAGTTCCTATAATGGTTTGGTCTCCTTTAGCAGGTGGGGAAATCTTTATTTCTGGGGATGAAAATGCAGTAGAGTTAAGAAAAGTTTTAGAGAGATTATCTAAAAAATACAATTGTAAGTCTGATACGATAATCTATGCTTGGCATTTATCTCATCCCGCAAATTTAATACCAATTTGTGGAAGTGGAAAGATAGAAAGGTTAGAGTCTGCTGTGAAAGCGTGTAATATAAAATTGACAAGAGAAGAGTGGTTTGAAATATTAGTAAACGGAATGGGAAATGATATTCCATAA
- a CDS encoding uracil-xanthine permease family protein, with protein MKKNRSPYHLDGVPELKTALPLGLQHILAMFVSNITPIIIVAGVLGISSEQKTLLIQASMFVAGLNTLIQAYTLGPIGAKLPIVVGTSFAFVPVAISIGTRYGFEGVLGAALIGGIFEGLLGLIIKRVRKFFPPIVTGVVVLSIGLSLLPVGIKSFAGGVGAPDFGSIENLLIGTVVLITVVFFKQFTKGILSTGSIFIGTIVGFIVALIFGKVNLQPLIQADYLTVPRPLMFGFAFHFDAILAMILMFIVSAVETVGDMSGVTMGGAGRETTDKELSGGILADGLGSALAAVFSVLPTTSFSQNTGIIAMTGIMSRFVVATGAMFLVVGAFIPKIGALFTIIPASVIGGSLVMVFAMISISGINLITKEPLKGRNSVILAVSLGLGYGLGNVPEALTVFPESIKLIFGGSGIVVSGTIAVFLNIILPPENETVEEKVTEEAKLAKKVA; from the coding sequence ATGAAAAAAAACAGATCACCTTATCACTTAGATGGAGTTCCAGAGTTAAAAACAGCTTTACCTTTAGGTTTACAACATATTTTAGCAATGTTTGTAAGTAACATTACACCTATCATAATCGTTGCTGGTGTTTTAGGAATTTCATCTGAGCAAAAAACGCTTCTTATTCAAGCTTCAATGTTTGTTGCAGGGTTAAACACTTTAATTCAAGCATATACTCTTGGTCCTATTGGAGCTAAACTACCTATTGTTGTTGGAACTAGTTTTGCTTTTGTTCCTGTTGCTATCTCTATTGGAACAAGATATGGTTTTGAAGGAGTATTAGGTGCTGCATTAATTGGAGGAATTTTTGAAGGACTTTTAGGTCTTATTATAAAAAGGGTAAGAAAGTTTTTTCCACCTATTGTTACAGGTGTTGTTGTTCTTTCTATCGGTCTTTCTCTTTTACCTGTTGGGATTAAAAGCTTTGCTGGCGGTGTTGGTGCTCCAGATTTTGGTTCTATTGAAAATTTACTTATTGGAACGGTTGTTCTTATTACTGTTGTTTTCTTTAAACAATTTACAAAAGGTATCTTAAGTACTGGTTCTATATTCATTGGAACAATTGTTGGTTTTATAGTAGCTTTAATATTTGGGAAAGTAAATTTACAACCCCTTATTCAAGCTGACTATCTTACTGTACCTAGACCTTTAATGTTTGGATTTGCATTTCATTTTGATGCTATTTTAGCTATGATTTTAATGTTTATCGTTTCTGCTGTTGAAACTGTTGGAGATATGTCTGGAGTTACTATGGGTGGTGCTGGTAGAGAAACAACTGATAAAGAACTGTCAGGTGGAATCCTTGCTGATGGACTTGGAAGTGCTTTAGCTGCAGTATTCTCTGTTTTACCTACTACATCTTTTAGCCAAAATACTGGTATTATTGCTATGACTGGTATTATGAGTAGATTTGTTGTTGCGACTGGAGCTATGTTCCTAGTTGTTGGAGCTTTTATCCCTAAAATAGGTGCTCTTTTCACAATTATTCCTGCTAGTGTTATTGGTGGAAGTTTAGTTATGGTCTTTGCTATGATTTCAATAAGTGGTATCAATTTAATTACTAAAGAACCTTTAAAAGGTAGAAATTCTGTTATATTAGCTGTTTCGTTAGGGCTTGGATATGGCCTTGGAAATGTTCCTGAGGCTCTAACTGTTTTCCCTGAAAGTATAAAACTTATATTTGGTGGATCTGGAATTGTTGTTTCTGGTACAATTGCTGTATTCTTAAATATAATTTTACCTCCAGAGAATGAAACAGTTGAAGAAAAAGTAACTGAAGAAGCTAAATTAGCCAAAAAAGTTGCTTAA
- the ebgR gene encoding transcriptional regulator EbgR, whose amino-acid sequence MATLKEISNLTGLSSATVSRILNNDSTLSVKDETKRKVLEVAEKIGYKISSKINLQEQINFLALFNYSEELEFNDPYYLSIRFAIEEECKILDINLDKIYNSNIGSVEKKYDGVLCIGQFNDIQIKKIQKISSNIIFIDSCNNREFDCITADLKEISECIVDFFIQCNYKKIGYIGGRDFENVLDEREEAFIKYSLLKKVVDEDNFYVGDFSSSSGYNLAKTMIDNNNLPDALFIANDSIAIGVLKALNENKIEIPNKIAIISINDIPASSFTYPALSTIKIHSDLMGKEAVRILKDKIESNRTMPLKITVPFSLILRETTKNTL is encoded by the coding sequence ATGGCAACTTTAAAGGAAATTTCAAACCTAACAGGATTATCTTCTGCTACTGTTTCAAGAATTTTAAATAATGATTCTACATTATCTGTTAAAGATGAAACAAAAAGAAAGGTTTTAGAAGTAGCTGAGAAAATTGGATATAAAATATCCTCAAAAATAAATTTACAGGAACAAATTAACTTTTTAGCTCTTTTTAACTATAGTGAAGAGCTTGAATTTAATGATCCCTACTATCTGTCAATTCGATTTGCTATTGAAGAAGAGTGCAAAATCTTGGATATAAATCTTGATAAAATTTATAATAGTAATATCGGTTCTGTAGAAAAAAAATATGATGGGGTTTTATGTATTGGACAATTCAATGATATTCAAATAAAAAAAATACAAAAAATATCTAGTAATATAATTTTTATAGATTCTTGTAATAATAGAGAATTTGATTGTATTACTGCTGACTTAAAAGAAATTTCAGAATGCATCGTAGATTTTTTTATACAATGTAATTATAAAAAAATTGGTTATATTGGCGGTCGAGATTTTGAAAATGTTTTAGATGAGAGAGAGGAAGCTTTTATAAAATATTCTCTTCTTAAAAAAGTCGTGGATGAAGATAACTTCTATGTTGGAGATTTTTCTAGTAGCTCTGGTTATAATCTTGCTAAAACTATGATTGATAATAACAATTTACCTGATGCTCTTTTTATTGCTAACGATTCTATTGCTATTGGAGTTTTAAAAGCTTTAAATGAAAATAAAATAGAAATTCCTAATAAGATTGCTATTATAAGTATAAATGATATTCCAGCATCAAGTTTTACATATCCTGCTCTTTCAACAATTAAAATTCATTCAGATTTAATGGGAAAAGAAGCTGTAAGAATTTTAAAAGATAAAATCGAGAGCAATAGAACAATGCCACTAAAAATAACAGTTCCTTTTTCTTTAATCTTAAGAGAAACAACAAAAAATACACTTTAA
- the mnmH gene encoding tRNA 2-selenouridine(34) synthase MnmH, with the protein MILVKYEDLLKEKNYTLIDVRTPKEFKEEPIPGAINIPLLLDEERVDVGTAYKQVSPEKAKELGVEAIAKRLPDIFREVQKHAKGRLAFYCARGGMRSGSMSALFEALGYTTWKLEGGYRAYRQYILENIKTYNKDVKYIILHGKTGIGKTKILQQLENKGYSVLDLEKIANHKGSFFGGVCEKEEQSQKKFDSLIFDYFYKNKPQYVIAESESKRIGNVYVPEDVFQSLGNGVHLSLETTIKNRVEVIREDYAGATIDELQKCLDKVGRYIGKEKYEEYSQMLKDNKIDELSEVLMLDYYDPLYQKSIEKYTYDSEIFYETIDEGVEKVVRYLNEKGIFGKEVTE; encoded by the coding sequence ATGATTTTAGTAAAATATGAGGATTTGTTGAAGGAGAAGAACTACACTTTAATAGATGTAAGAACTCCAAAAGAGTTTAAAGAAGAGCCTATTCCAGGAGCTATAAATATACCATTACTTTTAGATGAAGAGAGAGTAGATGTTGGAACTGCTTATAAACAAGTTTCACCTGAAAAAGCTAAAGAGTTAGGGGTTGAAGCTATTGCAAAAAGATTACCTGATATATTTAGAGAGGTTCAAAAACATGCTAAAGGTAGACTAGCATTTTATTGCGCTCGTGGTGGAATGAGAAGTGGATCTATGTCAGCTTTATTTGAAGCTTTAGGATATACAACTTGGAAGTTAGAAGGAGGATATAGAGCTTATAGACAGTATATTTTAGAGAATATAAAAACTTATAATAAAGATGTAAAGTATATTATTTTACATGGAAAAACAGGGATAGGAAAAACAAAAATTTTACAGCAATTGGAGAATAAGGGATATTCAGTTTTAGATTTAGAAAAAATAGCTAATCACAAGGGCTCATTTTTTGGTGGAGTTTGTGAAAAAGAGGAGCAGAGTCAGAAAAAATTTGATTCTTTAATATTTGACTATTTTTATAAAAATAAACCTCAATATGTAATTGCAGAAAGTGAAAGTAAAAGAATTGGAAATGTATATGTTCCTGAAGATGTATTTCAATCTTTAGGTAATGGAGTACATTTATCATTAGAAACAACAATAAAAAATAGAGTAGAAGTAATAAGAGAAGATTACGCAGGAGCAACAATAGATGAACTTCAAAAATGTTTAGATAAAGTAGGGAGATATATTGGTAAAGAAAAATATGAAGAATACTCTCAAATGTTAAAAGATAATAAAATAGATGAACTTTCAGAAGTATTAATGTTAGATTACTATGATCCTCTTTATCAAAAGAGTATTGAAAAGTATACATATGATTCAGAGATATTTTATGAAACTATAGATGAGGGAGTAGAGAAAGTGGTGAGATATCTAAATGAAAAAGGTATTTTTGGAAAAGAGGTCACTGAATAA
- a CDS encoding (2Fe-2S)-binding protein: protein MLLTTTINGRKKEILIKDDDYLLDVLRKEGYLSVKRGCDTGACGLCTVLLNGSPILSCSTLAARAQGKQISTIEHFPVEAKKFASFMTSEGAEQCGFCSPGFTLTVIAMIKELQDPTDEEIMHYLNGNLCRCSGYVSQLRAIRNFMEEIKNENC, encoded by the coding sequence ATGTTATTAACAACTACTATAAATGGTAGAAAAAAAGAGATTCTTATAAAAGATGACGATTATCTACTTGATGTTTTAAGAAAAGAAGGATACCTTAGTGTTAAAAGAGGTTGTGACACTGGAGCTTGTGGTTTATGTACAGTTCTTTTAAATGGTTCTCCTATACTTTCTTGTAGCACTCTTGCAGCTAGAGCACAAGGAAAACAAATTTCTACAATTGAACATTTTCCAGTAGAAGCTAAAAAATTTGCTTCTTTTATGACTAGCGAAGGGGCTGAACAATGTGGTTTTTGTTCTCCTGGATTTACATTAACTGTTATTGCAATGATTAAAGAATTACAAGACCCTACTGATGAGGAAATTATGCATTATTTAAATGGAAATCTTTGTAGATGTAGCGGATATGTATCTCAACTTAGAGCAATTAGAAATTTTATGGAGGAGATAAAAAATGAAAATTGTTAA
- a CDS encoding xanthine phosphoribosyltransferase: MKLLKEYIEKYGSVTDSSILKVDSFINHQIDPVLMIEIGEELKKRFEGKNINKILTIEASGIAIGIAAAYAFKVPMVFAKKKKPSTMGDAYNANVHSFTKKTDYNITVSKEFLSSEDRILVVDDFLAMGNAIIGLKNIIDQAGASLEGVGIVIEKGFQPGGTILKEQGIHLESLAIIESLEDNIITLR; encoded by the coding sequence ATGAAATTATTAAAAGAATATATTGAAAAATACGGGTCAGTTACTGATAGCTCTATTTTAAAAGTAGATAGCTTTATCAACCATCAAATTGATCCTGTTTTAATGATAGAGATTGGAGAAGAATTAAAAAAACGTTTTGAAGGAAAAAATATAAATAAAATTCTTACAATAGAAGCTTCTGGAATTGCTATTGGTATAGCTGCTGCTTATGCTTTCAAAGTTCCTATGGTTTTTGCTAAGAAAAAGAAACCTTCTACTATGGGAGATGCATATAACGCAAATGTTCACTCTTTTACAAAGAAAACAGACTATAATATAACTGTTTCTAAAGAGTTTTTATCATCTGAAGATCGTATTCTTGTTGTTGATGATTTTTTAGCTATGGGAAATGCTATTATTGGACTTAAAAATATAATTGATCAAGCTGGAGCTTCTCTAGAGGGTGTTGGAATTGTTATTGAAAAAGGATTCCAACCAGGTGGAACTATATTAAAAGAGCAAGGAATCCATTTAGAATCCCTTGCTATTATTGAATCTTTAGAAGATAATATAATTACTTTAAGATAA